From the genome of Etheostoma spectabile isolate EspeVRDwgs_2016 chromosome 10, UIUC_Espe_1.0, whole genome shotgun sequence, one region includes:
- the LOC116696813 gene encoding cadherin-1-like produces the protein MYRIIRDPAGWLNVAKETGLIKVKSLMDRESVFVEDNKYKALIGAYDNDEVQATGTGTLIIQLEDVNDNAPIIEERAIKVCNKQSAQQLLTVTDKDGPGFAAPYSVSLQGMSKNNWTXXXARMNESKTGIILNLATELASGEYTVVLRVTDTQGEWQDSTVQATVCDCTGEEVLCKGRVAGGTELPVILGILGGILLLLMLVLLLLLFARRRRGEKKEPLLQDDDIRDNIHYYDEEGGGEDDQDFDLSVLHRGLDNRPEVFRNDVVPNFMPAPQYRPRPANPEEIGNFIDDNLKAADNDPTAPPYDSLLVFDYEGGGSDSGSLSSLNSSSSGDQDYNCLNEWGPRFKKLADMYGGGEDDDLL, from the exons AT GTATAGAATAATAAGAGACCCTGCTGGCTGGCTGAACGTGGCCAAAGAGACGGGCCTGATCAAAGTAAAAAGTCTCATGGACAGAGAGTCTGTCTTCGTGGAGGACAACAAATACAAAGCACTCATTGGTGCATATGACAATG ATGAAGTCCAAGCTACAGGAACTGGTACTTTAATAATCCAGCTCGAAGATGTCAATGACAATGCACCCATCATTGAGGAACGTGCAATCAAG GTGTGCAACAAACAATCAGCTCAACAACTACTGACGGTAACAGATAAAGACGGACCAGGCTTTGCTGCGCCATACAGCGTCTCTTTACAGGGCATGTCGAAGAACAACTGGACNNNNNNNNNNGCTAGGATGAACGAATCCA AAACGGGCATCATCCTGAATTTAGCCACAGAGCTAGCCAGTGGAGAGTACACTGTGGTCCTGAGGGTTACAGACACCCAGGGCGAGTGGCAGGACAGCACCGTGCAggccacagtgtgtgactgTACTGGGGAAGAAGTGTTATGCAAAGGGCGTGTGGCGGGTGGCACCGAGCTGCCTGTAATCCTGGGAATACTGGGAGGCATCCTGTTGTTGCTCA TGCtcgtgttgctgctgctgctatttGCAAGacggagaagaggagaaaagaaggaaCCTCTACTGCAAGACGACGATATCAGAGACAACATTCATTACTATGATGAAGAGGGAGGTGGGGAAGACGATCAG GACTTTGATCTAAGTGTTCTCCATCGTGGATTGGACAACCGGCCCGAAGTGTTCAGAAATGACGTGGTGCCGAACTTCATGCCGGCTCCTCAGTACCGGCCCCGCCCCGCCAACCCAGAGGAAATTGGCAACTTCATTGATGAT AACCTGAAGGCAGCTGACAATGACCCAACAGCACCTCCTTATGACTCCCTGCTGGTTTTTGATTATGAAGGGGGTGGCTCTGATTCAGGAAGCCTCTCGTCTCTGAACTCATCAAGCAGCGGAGACCAGGACTACAACTGCCTCAATGAGTGGGGACCCCGCTTCAAGAAATTGGCAGACATGTACGGAGGAGGAGAAGATGATGACTTGCTGTAA